The Athene noctua chromosome 13, bAthNoc1.hap1.1, whole genome shotgun sequence genome has a segment encoding these proteins:
- the LOC141965510 gene encoding LOW QUALITY PROTEIN: olfactory receptor 12D1-like (The sequence of the model RefSeq protein was modified relative to this genomic sequence to represent the inferred CDS: deleted 2 bases in 1 codon; substituted 2 bases at 2 genomic stop codons) produces MVLAMVNQTEVNEFILLGLTDIQGLRHFFFVSFPLLYLTSLLGNGAIVTMVICEPRLRTPMYFFLGNLSCMDVFYSTVTVPKMLTGFLFGHQPISFGGCLAQLHFFHFLGSTEAVLLATMAYDRYVATCNPLRYTLIMSPRTCLLLALASWSTGFVHAMMHSVMTSQLSFCGHNHIHHFFCDIKPLLNLACASTSLNTALLNMVTPSIVLGPLTLIVLSXLYITSFIFHKVXSQERRWKLFSTCTSHLTIVAQLYIPVLFNYTPPSAGSFPKRDAQVSLMYGAVTPALNPLVYTLRNQEVRSALKKILGRKLFPGGK; encoded by the exons ATGGTTCTAGCAATGGTGAATCAGACAGAGGTGAATGAGTTCATCCTGTTGGGCCTCACCGATATCCAGGGGCTGCGGCACTTTTTCTTCGTCTCCTTCCCGTTGCTCTACTTGACCAGTCTTCTGGGAAATGGTGCCATTGTGACCATGGTGATATGTGAGCCCCGGCTCCGCACACCGATGTACTTCTTCCTGGGGAACCTGTCCTGCATGGACGTTTTCTACTCCACAGTCACTGTTCCCAAGATGTTGACTGGCTTTCTCTTTGGGCATCAGCCCATCTCTTTTGGTGGGTGCTTGGCCCAGCTCCACTTCTTCCACTTCCTGGGCAGCACTGAGGCTGTGCTCCTGGCCACCATGGCCTATGACCGATATGTGGCCACTTGCAACCCTTTGCGCTACACCCTTATCATGAGCCCACGGACTTGTCTGCTGCTGGCTCTGGCCAGCTGGTCCACTGGTTTTGTACATGCCATGATGCACTCAGTCATGACCTCTCAACTGAGTTTCTGTGGCCACAACCACATTCATCACTTCTTCTGTGACATCAAGCCACTCTTGAATTTGGCTTGCGCTAGTACCAGCCTCAACACGGCCCTCCTC AATATGGTCACCCCATCTATTGTACTCGGCCCCCTCACTCTCATAGTCCTCTCCTAACTCTACATCACCTCCTTCATCTTCCACAAAGTCTGATCCCAGGAAAGAAGGTGGAAGCTCTTCTCCACTTGCACCTCCCACCTCACCATTGTGGCACAGTTGTACATACCAGTGCTCTTCAATTATACACCACCCTCCGCAGGAAGCTTTCCTAAGAGGGATGCGCAAGTGTCTCTCATGTACGGTGCTGTCACTCCAGCTCTGAACCCCTTGGTCTACACTCTTAGGAACCAGGAGGTGAGGTCTGCCCTGAAAAAAATCTTAGGGAGAAAACTTTTTCCTGGAGGAAAGTGA